A DNA window from Myxocyprinus asiaticus isolate MX2 ecotype Aquarium Trade chromosome 15, UBuf_Myxa_2, whole genome shotgun sequence contains the following coding sequences:
- the LOC127452992 gene encoding phosphatidylcholine translocator ABCB4-like isoform X2 has protein sequence MLDYNDAKQLNIHWLRSQIGIVSQEPMLFDCSLEDNIAYGDNSRKVTQEEIEQAAKAANIHSFIEGLPQKYQTQAGDKGTQLSGGQKQRIAIARAILRNPKLLLLDEATSALDTESEKIVQDALDKAREGRTCIVVAHRLSTIRNADCIAVFQNGVVVEQGTHQQLLSQQGVYYTLVTSQMGH, from the exons ATGCTGGATTACAATGATGCAAAGCAGTTGAACATCCACTGGCTGCGCTCTCAGATAGGCATTGTTTCCCAGGAGCCCATGTTGTTTGACTGCAGCCTGGAAGATAACATTGCATATGGAGACAACAGCCGAAAAGTCACTCAGGAGGAAATTGAACAAGCTGCCAAGGCTGCTAACATACACTCCTTTATTGAAGGGCTGCCACAG AAATACCAGACACAGGCAGGTGATAAGGGTACTCAGCTTTCAGGAGGGCAGAAACAGCGTATTGCAATAGCACGAGCCATCCTCCGCAACCCCAAACTCCTGCTGCTAGATGAAGCCACATCTGCTTTGGACACAGAGAGTGAGAAG ATAGTGCAGGATGCTCTTGATAAGGCACGTGAGGGCCGGACATGTATCGTTGTAGCCCATCGGCTGTCCACCATCCGGAACGCAGATTGCATAGCTGTGTTTCAAAATGGGGTGGTGGTGGAGCAGGGCACACACCAGCAGCTGCTCAGCCAGCAGGGGGTGTACTACACCCTTGTTACCTCTCAGATGGGTCACTGA